The stretch of DNA TGTTCTTAGTCCTCaaggatgtccttttgtgatttaaaaatgttcagTTGCCTGGCTAAActggttaaaaattaaattgacattaactaaaaatgatttttcttacaataattAGTGATTTTCCACGTAAAAATCGCAAATAAAATAGGTGATCCCATTCACCCCAAGgtggggtgaatagaatcaggactatttttttttaattaacgaaAAGGAGCACCGTGcggtgaaaaagtgaaatagtATCCTTAAAGTAGAAGGAAAGACCCATATTTTCGCTCTTATTTCATAGGTCTAgctcaaatagttttttagtTACAGCCTCTCAAAGTTGAAAAgtgattctattcaccccattttacggtagaataccaaatcttgtttttttttctttatttttatctttatatttatctcaAAATACCGCCACTgacagaaaaatcttttagctgtgtttctttcagacacagcttttgtgtaccgagcaaaatcgaaagtcgtcagatcgggctcaaacttgggatgagcacgaattagggtccccacatttcaaaaaacgtatgcgccaaaaaattttttccggccggccggccgtccgtccggaaccttttgctaaattacaagagaacggtaatagatagagacttgcggtaaacggcaaagtttaaaagtcgactggaagacgtcagattatgacgtcaaattttaccccccacccccgcgtccgccattttgaataacctcaaaattttgttttcgctatatctcagcccctgtaatagctaaaaatctgaaattttgatatgttgtaggggccatcaatatctttccaacgatacttcattttcgaaaatcggtcaagccgtttagtcaatatggccgctacaatttttcatcgaaaatcgaccataactcgaaaacggcttgaccgattttgatcaacccgggctcaaatgaaagatctcaacaaaccctacaactctctagaacatccgaagtttcaaaagtgatcgctagagggccaaaaatcaaaaacaaaattttcgatgagttttcgatgaatatctcgaaaacgccattatcgatttgcttcattttttgatatgttatagctgaccatattatctagccccatgccaaaaatgaagaaaatctatgtcaccgttctcgagatatagccttccaaagttggcatgtcatatcttgagttctacaagtccgattttgatcaactcaagtgcaaatgaaaggtttcgtgaagccctacaaatgtctagaacattgcaagttcgagaaatgaccgcgagaggcgctaaagtcaaaataaaaattttcgaaaatttcgaactcgaatatttcgaaaatgccattatcgatttacttcatattttaatatattatagttgaggttaagacctttccaacgatagctcaaactcgaaaatctatggagccgttcccgagatatggcgttttaaagatttcttgggggatgactttttaatttttcccgactttgggcgtatttaaattattttgcgttctagtttgctctcacaaaattggtacactgaaagaaacacagctctcgtaagcttggtcagcttacccgtacatttttttttgtagatttcaCAAAATAGTCTGGTCCCCTCTTGGTTTTGGTGGAGCCCACTCGAATGGCGTCATTGTTGGTGGCTGCGAAGGGGGGCACCTGCAGGTGTACAGTGCAGGGAAGCTTCTATCGGGCGAGGAAGCTCTCGTGTCGCAGCAGGATAAGCATTCAGGTGCAATCAGGACGCTTGATTTCAATCCCTTCCAAACGAATCTCCTCGCATCGGCGGCAAGTAAATCAGAGATTCTCATTTGGGATCTCAACAACACCGCCACACCCATGACACCCGGTACGAAGACACAGCCCTTTGAGGATGTCCAGAGTGTCGCGTGGAATCGTCAGGTGCAACACATTATGGCGTCTGTCTTCTCGTCGCGATGCATTGTGTGGGATTTGCGGAAAAACGAACCAATTATCAAGCTTTCGGATTCCCAATCACGCGTGCGCTGGCGTCAGATGCAGTGGCATCCGGAGATTGCAACACAGCTCTGGCTGGCTTCGGAGGAGGATCAAGCACCCGTTGTTCAGCTGTGGGATCTCCGCTATGCCACGGCGCCGACGAAATCCCTTCAAATTCACCAACGGGGCGTTCTTGGGCTCACCTGGTGCCCCAAAGATTCGGATTTGATGGTTTCCTGCGGGAaggataataaaattctctgctGGAATCCCAATTCCACGCGAGCCGAAGGGGAAATCCTCTCAGAGATTGCTTCAACACTCCAGTGGTACAGTGATGTGCAGTGGTGCCCCCGGAATCCCGCCATTGTGGCAGCAGCGAGTCTCGATGGGAATGTCACGGTGTACTCCCTCTTTGGCGGAAGTCAGCAACAGGTGCATACAACGAGCAAAATTGCTGATTCCTTCCCGGGCATGGAAACAATGTCAATCATGCCTGCTCCTCAGCCGGCCACTGTTACCACCTACAGTGACCTCAAGAAGCCCCCAAAGTGGCTAAAACGTCCCGCAGGGGCATCTTTTGCGGTAAATTCCTCCCACAACGTCCTCAAATACCTTCTTTTACTCATTAATcccccctttttttttctccgttCAGTTTGGAGGGAAACTCGTGACGTTCCAGAGCACAAATCCCCGCCAAGTGACAATTAAGCAACTCATCACAGAACCCGAAATTGTGCAGCGTTCCAATCATCTGGAAACGGTGCTATCGCAGGGAAATTTCCCCGAATACTGCCGGCAGAAGGCAGATCAGACGCAGGATCAATTCACGCGGTATTTGTGGTACTTTGTGAAGGCGAATTTCGATGCTAATCCCCATGGGGAGATGCTGAATCTCCTGGGTTACCATCAAGAAGACATTGCGGCGAAATTCTCAAAGATTGTCCAGTTAAAACAGCAAGATTCCGTTGATCAGCTAACAGATCAAATGGCTGAACTAAGCAGGGTGAGTTTTAACccctctttatttaatttatttcattagttTTGAGGGGTTTTGCATCCCCACCGAGGATATTTTaatggatggaaaattaaatctccACAAAGttgttttaaaatcatttctatgctatgagaaaaaaacttcatgCTTCAAAGCGAACGATAAGGAATGATAAAGTGAGGCTGTCGCAATGCCCGGAATAGTTTAGTTATTGCGGTACGCGTAAAATAAGCGTCGAATAAGAATCTATGTTTCATCCCAGTAAACGAAACGTCTGTTCAAATAATGCCCAATCAAATAacattcaatttgattgattgaatATTGGTAAAAGAATTAGTAAatctgttgaattttctttggggaatcaatcaatttgatcatattttgagaataaattgattgatttaggACCATTCGCAAAGGAGTAAGAAAAACGCAACTTTTCTGCAATtagcgacgtttcgaataatttatattcatctTCAGGCTCTATGAATATACAAATTTTACACAGGTGGATTAACACACAGTCTGTTCAATAAATTCCCTACAAAACAATGCTATGGGCTGTTCAAATTAACCTTGCATTGAGGCTCTATCTGGCAAAAGAGCGGCAGCCAATAACAACGTCTTGTCTGAATTCATCAGCCAAagcaaatttaattcatttaattcaatcatTGGCAATCACTGATCAATCTTGACTCAATTGAGTCAACAAGTGCTCAATCATGAGTGATGAAATTAGATTAATTAATACCTAcctgagaaataaattgagtCAGATTCACTGTGGCTTAATCAATTGATAGTGATTTGACTAATCTCAGACCAAatataattgatcaataattgaccaCCTAAGAAGGACTTAAATTGTttcaatattgaataaattttgtttactGAGCGGCTGATTTTGGATCATTAATCAATTATTAAGTAGTTTTTGCCTGTctatcaatcaaattgatcagCAATTGAGTAGTTATTGTCTAGCAATCAGTTCGATCAATAATTGAGTAATTATTGTCTAGCAATCAGTTCGATAAATAATTGAGTAATTATTGTTTATCAATCACTTCGATCAACAATTGAGTAATTATTGTCTAGCAATCAGTTCGATAAATAATTGAGTAATTATTGACTATCAATCAGATTGACCAGCTATTGATTAGTTATTGActatcaatcagattgatcagTAATTGAGTAGTTATTGACTATCAATCACTTCGATCAACAATTGAGTAGTTATTGACTATCAATCACTTCGATCAACAATTGAGTAATTATTGTTTATCAATCACTTCGATCAACAATTGAGTAATTATTGTCTAGCAATCAGTTCGATAAATAATTGAGTAATTATTGACTATCAATCAGATTGACCAGCTATTGATTAGTTATTGActatcaatcagattgatcagTAATTGAGTAGTTATTGACTATCAATCACTTCGATCAACAATTGAGTAGTTATTGACTATCAATCACTTCGATCAACAATTGAGTAATTATTGTTTATCAATCACTTCGATCAACAATTGAGTAATTATTGTCTAGCAATCAGTTCGATAAATAATTGAGTAATTATTGACTATCAATCAGATTGACCAGCTATTGATTAGTTATTGActatcaatcagattgatcagTAATTGAGTAGTTATTGACTATCAATCACTTCGATCAACAATTGAGTAGTTATTGACTATCAATCACTTCGATCAACAATTGAGTAGTTATTGACTATCAATCAATTcgatcaataattgagcagTTATAGTCTGTCAATCAGATTGACAAGCAATTGATTAGTTATTGActatcaatcagattgatcagTAATTGAGTAGTTATTGACTATCAATCACTTCGATCAACAATTGAGTAGTTATTGACTATCAATCACTTCGATCAACAATTGAGTAATTATTGTTTATCAATCACTTCGATCAACAATTGAGTAGTTATTGACTATCAATCAATTcgatcaataattgagcagTTATAGTCTGTCAATCAGATTGACAAGCAATTGAGTAGTTATTGTCTAGCAATCAGTTCGATAAAtaattgagtaatttttgTCTATCAATCAGATTGACCAGCTATTGATTAGTTATTGTCTATCAATCAGATTGACCAGCAATAGAATAATTATTGTCTAGCAGTCAGTTCGATCAACAATTGAACAATTAAacttatttaatattaatcaGTTCAATCAAGAATTGAGCAGTTACTGTCTGTCAATATGATTGAATGACAATTGAGTATTTATTGTCTATCAATCagttcaataaataattgaacaGTTACTGGCTATTAATCAGTTCAATCATCAATTATTCATCAatcaaattcatcaataatttGACCCTCAAGGCCTACAGTGACTCAACATTGAGCAAATAATGTTTAATGGGATGCCATTCTCAACCTGACTCAATTTCAACTCAATTATTGCtcaaattttgatcaattttatttactatgttgttaaaaaaaatactatccattaaaattcctcaattttgtgtttttaaatgtaaaaataaaaatcattttcattataaagTGTCTTAAAGATGCACTCTTCatgcttcctttttttttatcttgtgCTGCTCTCACACAAAACATCTCCCCATCAAACACAAATCTAAcccttttgaaaattaaaaaaataaataaataaaattcacaaaattagaATGAATCAACTGAAACTGAGACAACAGACGAAAGTACTGATATCTCGGTAAGGATCCACAATGTTGCTTTATTAAATCACATTTCATTCATCAAGAATAATATTTCCATGAGTAAaagtaaaagtaaaagaagttGCGGAATGTGTGGAGTTGATGTGCAATTGTGGTTGTTTTTAGGGCGTCGACGGGAATACAGTGTTCGATGCAATTGCTGCTGGGCAGAAATTAATTGCGGAGAATGGGGTGAAGGGTCCTCCGGGGGGGTTTAAGATTAAAACAGGTGATGATACTGAGGGGTTAATTTGTCAAGCACTCCTTACGGGTAATTTGGAGGCTGCTGTGGAGCTCTGTATGGAATCTGGGCGTACGACTGAGGGGATAATTGTTGCAATGACCGGTGGGAGTGAATTGCTCGCGAGGACGCAGTATAAGTATCTCAGGAGGCGCGATACGAGCCTCACACACATTATATCGGCATTGATAACGCAGGAGTGGACGGGGGTGGTGAATGAGTGTGCCGTGGAATCGTGGAAGGAGGCCCTGGTGGCTATTTTGACGCACAATAGGCATCAAGCGGAGCCCCTTTGTATTGCTTTGGGGGATCGATTGCTCCAGGAGGCGAAGAATGGTGACAATGATATGGCACAGAATGCAATGCTTTGTTACCTCTGTGCAGGGAGTATTGAGCATCTTGTGGATGCATGGCAGGAGCTGAAGGCGCAAAGGAAGGTCCAAAAGAGGGATAGTGGTGATGGGAATGATATTCAGGATCTTGTGGAGGTTGTTATGCTCCTGCAGAAGGCTATTGAGCAGCAAGGACGTGGTGTTGAGGTGCGGGGGAAGGTGGCAATTGTACTGTCGCACTATGCAAAAATGTTGGTGAGTCAGGGAGCGCTTGAGTCTGCCCTGAGCTATCTGGGGACGACAACTGATGCGGATTTGGTGGATCTCAAGGAGAGACTGTACTTTGCACTTGGCTACAAGCAACAACCGCAAGTTGCTCGTGCCCCAACCACGCAGTACGCAGCAATGCCACGAATGACACCATCTCGGGCATCATTGCCGGGTGCTGCAACACCAGCACAGAACTTCTTTACGCCAACTTCGGTGCCACAACTGCCCCAAATGCCGGCAATGCCCCAAATGCCCCCAACATCGCAATCGTACTTCCAACCACCACCCCAAGTAGCTGCTGTACCCCCACCGCCACAGCTGGATGCCCAACCACCGCGTCCGGCGAGCGCCAGTGGCCCCCAATCGGCAATTTCCAGTGGCGGAGGACTCCACAGCCGTAGCAAATACCTTCTGGATCCATCAGTGCAATCCGGGGTGCCAAGTTATGGGCAAGCATACACCACTCCCGGGGGTTTTGCATCACAAATAACATCCCCACCAGGTGGGCAATTTGGGGGTCAATTTGGGGCGCCACAGCCAAGCTTTTCGCAACCCCAATCGAACTTCTCGCAGCCCCAAAACTTCTCGCAATTCCCATCATTTGCCCCATCGGCTGCTGCTGTACCCTTTGCGCCGCAAACTCAAATGTACACCCCTGATACCCCAGGAAGCATCCCAGCACCCCCACAGGCACAAGTTCCGCCACCACCAGCTGCTGTCCAGAAGAATTCAACGCCACCACCTGGTTGGAATGATCCACCAGCACTCAAATCCAATCGTCAACAAGCGCaggtaaattttaaattaattctctcaTAACGTTTTAAGGggggggggtctcttgggcaaattgttggaattgatatatttttaatggttttccgatgttggttacatttgaagcctaatttTTGAAGAGTTAGAAAaacacttttcgccatcttgtGAATTTCCGActtccacagaactgccctaaaacacaaaggtaagtttttctcagaatctactggatggattttgatggggtaaaaagtaaatgaaagaGAACGTGTCAGTAGAAAATGTACCGGaatagaattttgaatttccattctggagctgagaaaaattaaaaaatgtgatttttgttgagatatttttgacgtatttccacttttctcagccccagaatgaaAATTCCGAATTCTATTCCGGTACATTTTCAACTGACACGTTCTCTTTCGTGTACCGGaatagaattttgaatttccattctggggctgagaaaagtggaaaaatgtgacctTTGTTCAGataattttaacgtttttccacttttctcagccccagaatgaaAATTCCGAATTCTATTCCGGTACATTTTCCACtgacattttctctttcatttgctttttaccccattaaaatccatccagtagatcctgagaaaaacctatctttgtgttttgaggaaaatcacaaaatggcgaaaagtaattttcttactcttcaataataagtctttaaatgtggccaACACCGGAAAGctgagtttaagaaaaaccccgaaaaaattaaaaacatttaatttcaccaactctcaaaagagaccccccttaaatgTTCAAAGAGTGGAATGTTAACCTGCTCTGAAGCAGATGAagattccacaaaaaaaagagattttttcgtcccttttattaattcttctgtaattttgttaattttccaacgtggaatcaaagaaatttctctccTCACAGTTCCACAGTCAAATGTCCGCTCAACACGCTGGCACGCGCCAGTGGTGCAAAATAATTGAGTCCCACAAGAGGGAGGCAACTACTACCACCCTGTGCCCAAAGGTTTGGGTGTGTTTGTTTTGGTTTCATAGTTTTTTCCATTATCTTTTTAACGGagttcttttcattcattgaattttttaattgttattcttaaaaaaaaatagaaagaaaatcacttaAGAACGCGatggaaaatatattcaaaataCAATACAAATTCCCTTTGGGCTGTTGTTGAAAGCTTTTACATACTTTTAGAAgggaaattcacaattttagtgtttgaatgaataaaaaaatatcagaagttttttttttcaagaattcagAAGCTCAATAAAACATCCGAAACGAAATAggaaatttcagaaaatttaagaataaatttgaaacTGAAtagatatttcaaaaattctttaagaaattcagcaacctaataaatcaaaaaaaaactgaaagagaaataaagaaaaaatcagaaacggtttaaaaaaaaaataagcaattgTATAAAGTTAATTCTAAAACCGGACTAATcactttgagaaaataaatttaaaaaattagaagcgaaatgaaattttaagaattttaaggaatagattaaaaaatagCAAACGAATATAATTCATGAAGATTGAATTAACAattcagaaattaaaaaaaataataataaaatgaagagtttcaaaacaatttcataaaaaatagaaaacaagGATGAAATTCACTACTAAGGCTGGCTTAGTCTGTTTCTTAAGCTATGCTAATGTTCTTTTAAGCTTATACTAAAATTTTTGGGCCAgacctaaatttttttcaaagtcaaACTTAAAGGTTTTACAGTTAGATCTTTCTGAAAAAAGCATTCAATCTCAATTCAGTCGAATCTAACCTTTAAACCTTAAGCCTGGCTTTAAGAATATTAGACctagctttaaaaaacttagacGTGATTCCAAAATTAAAGCCGGGCTTAGTAGTAAATTGCTGCTCAAATAAAAACCAGAATTCTATATTAAAAAGGAACAAGTTGAATAGAAATTTCAGGAATTggataaaaaacttttaaaaaaaacctttttcagtaattattttaaaaactgttttatctgaaaaactgaaaaaaaaagtactgaTTCTGAAAAGATTATGCTGAATAACTTTCTGATTTCGTGGGatctttttgaattaattgaatttttaataattcaattaattttgctgAATTCTCTGAGTTTTGCTGAATTTGTTAGATCTCTCTAAATTCATTAAGTTTTGCAGAGTTCTCTAAATTGTGctgaattcattgaattttgctGAATTCTCTGttcttttctgaattttctaaaGCATCCAAAGGTCTAAACTTTAGATGCTGaagttttttcaaattctcaatttttatttaatttaagttgCTGAATGCTGAATATTTCGTCAGAAGCTAAATATAAAAAGCTCGTATGAATTTATCTGCTGAATTAATATGAATTTCAAACACTAAATCGTGAATTTTCCgtttttgttcaatttataATCCTTttcttatagaaaaaaaaaacttttctcaatgaaaattcttgaaaatattttgttttttttaatattttcttcagcCACCACCGCCAAGTTCATCAATTGCCAATCCCATTACGCATCCTCTGTATCCAGTTGATCCGGCATATGTGGCACAGCCACACAATGGCTATCAGCAGGTTGATGGTGGATCATTTGgggtgcagcagcagcagaatGTTATGGGAATGCCGCCACAGCAAATGCCCCAACAAGGATTCAACTATAATCCTCCTGGTGGGAATCAAttccagcagcagcagcaatttCCGGGGCAAATGAGCTTCCAGGGTGGTCAACCACCGGCAAATCTGCAACAGGCACCAACACCACCGCAGAAGGTACCAACGCCTGAGCCACCAAAACCTAAAGCTCCAATCCCGGAGGAGCATATCTACTTGCAGACAGTATTGAATGAATTGCGCACTCAGTGTTGCAATGCTGCAGCTAATCCGGTGAGTTTTGTTTTAGCTGTCAGAtaaaagtcgtcagatcgggctcaagcttgggatgagcacgaattagggtccccatattccaaaaataaaaaatttatgcaccaaaaataaattcagagctaatttgcaagagaacggtaatagatagagacttgcggtaaacggcaaagtttaaatatcgactggaagacatccgattatgaggtcaaatccaccccccgtccgccattttgaataacccacAAATTTTGtattgcctatatctcagcccctgtaatagctaaaaatctgaaattttgatatgttgtaggggccatcaatacctttccaacgatacctaattttttaaaatcggtcaagccgtttagtcaatatggccgcaacaatttttcatcgaaaatcgactataactcgaaaacggcttgaccgattttgatcaacccggacTCAAATGGTTCCTCCTCCGTAGCCACACCTCCCCTCATATCGTTTGTCAACTGTGTCTATACAATGTGCACTGTGAgttaatgttttatgtttacCCTGACTTTTTAagggtaattttatttaacttatttGTGCTGTCCCTATTTAAaccttttataaaatttaaaatctggACCAGTGATAAAGAAACGATCTGTGATATCAAACTGTGATATTACTTTAATAGGAGGGAAGGGATGGGACAAAACGGCTTGGGAGGCCTCAGACAAAGCGGGCCGTCAAATGGCGAGCCAAGTTAGGTGGACAGGATCTGGCAAATACTAGTGCGTGCGGAAAACAAATACACACGCATGCACAGAAATAACACACTAGCCGATCCTAAATGATAATGGCAACCGGGCCACAAGAAACCGGCAATTCCAGCCCAGTGCCGGCCTGGGTTGCAGAAATCTCAAcgaaccctacaactctctagaacatccgaagtttcaaaagtgaccgctagggggccataaatcaaaaacaaaattttcgatgagttttcgatgaatatctcgaaaaagCCAttgtagattttcttcaaattttgatatattgtagcttactataacatctatttattaaaaaaaaattaaatttatgtcgccattttgaaaatatggAGTTCtaactttgacatgtcatatctcggatTCTACAAGttcgattttgatcaaattaagCACAATTGAAAGGTTTAGTGAAACCTAAAACAGTAATAAACTTACGTAGAACGTAAGCAAAACGAAGATATAATTTAGAACTTGCTTCAAGTTCTTCAAGTGATTCAAGAAATTCCCGCACATAAGTCATTCACGTTCTTTGGATCATACGCTGTCCCAAACGTGAAGCgctaaatttctttgaattttaatgaatttaatagttTATGCAGGttagaaatgcattaaattcaagaaaaaatataccaAAGAAGCTGTTCTGACTGAGAAGCGTCCTCTGAGAGCatccatagaataaatattctgATTAACAGTTAGTtagaggatcgaggtttctaacctcaaaagtttaatcttcattttctctcaaaagaaaatattttttcaagttttctttcgatgaTCTTGAAATAccacaaatgtctagaacattgcaacctCGAGAAATAagcgcaagaggcgctaaaatcaaaaacaaaattttcgaactCAAATTGATTCAttaagacctttcaaacaaaaaaaattatgaaaatctatgaatCCGTCCTCGAGATATGgctttctaaagatttctttctaaaaatctttttttaatctacaAATTAGCAAGTAAAGCGGAAGCTGGATGATGTGGCGCGTCGCCTTGAGAGTCTCTATGATCTTTTGCGGGAATACAAGGTGAGAGATTTGGTTGATTTGAGTTGTTTTGTTGAGATTTTAATGTTGATCTTCTTCCCCATTCTCCGTAGCTCGCCCCTAATACCCTGGCGGCGCTCAATCAGCTCGTGCAATTTGTCCAGGTTGGTGACTACGCCAATGGTTTGGCACTACACACGCAAATGTGCTCCGGAGCGgattttgcacaaattgcAACCTTCATGCCGGGCATTAAAGTTCTCCTGCAGACAGCAATGCAGCTGCAGGTGTATTTGCGATGATTAATAATTCGTGCTTTTGCggggaaaatattgtttattatacgaattaattaaagaaaaaaaaagagaaaatattatataaacaaaattcaaaattttttttcaatgatttttctcaatttatccaTTCAGCCTCAGCAACAAGGacttcatcatcatccattGTGATTGTTTCCTCGTGTAATTGAACCTCATCTTTTGAGGTCTTTGCGACATTCCTTGTTCTTGTTGCCTTTGGTTCTTCCTCTTCCTGCTCAACCTGCTCCCCCGTTGAGCGATCAATTTCCGTAAAGAGCTCCCCTTCGTCAACAAGAGGATCCATATTGTGCGCCTCCTTGATGTGATCCTTTACGGAGGAATTGCGTGCGTATGTAGCTCCACAGATGTCACATTTGTACCGCAACCCATTGCAGGGGCGTCGATGCATCTCCATGTGCGTCCGGACGGCGTACAGAGAGGCAAAGGGTCGGTTGCATTCAGTGCAGCTGAATGGCTTCGTGTGGCTATTCTTGTGCCCTGACAACTGCACGGCTGTCTTGAAGGTTTTCGGACAAAACGGGCATTTGTAGTTGCGCTCATCGCTGTGCGTCTTCAGGTGGTGATTGTACACCGCTTGTGCTTTGAATCTGCatcaaaagaacattttttttaaattaatttatttgtaaattatcaatttattgtt from Lutzomyia longipalpis isolate SR_M1_2022 chromosome 4, ASM2433408v1 encodes:
- the LOC129796034 gene encoding protein transport protein Sec31A, yielding MKVKELQKTVNVAWSPLQQNPIYLAAGTAAQQLDTSFGNTSTLEIFSVNLSDPGYDMELKGSQTSPYKFHKIVWSPLGFGGAHSNGVIVGGCEGGHLQVYSAGKLLSGEEALVSQQDKHSGAIRTLDFNPFQTNLLASAASKSEILIWDLNNTATPMTPGTKTQPFEDVQSVAWNRQVQHIMASVFSSRCIVWDLRKNEPIIKLSDSQSRVRWRQMQWHPEIATQLWLASEEDQAPVVQLWDLRYATAPTKSLQIHQRGVLGLTWCPKDSDLMVSCGKDNKILCWNPNSTRAEGEILSEIASTLQWYSDVQWCPRNPAIVAAASLDGNVTVYSLFGGSQQQVHTTSKIADSFPGMETMSIMPAPQPATVTTYSDLKKPPKWLKRPAGASFAFGGKLVTFQSTNPRQVTIKQLITEPEIVQRSNHLETVLSQGNFPEYCRQKADQTQDQFTRYLWYFVKANFDANPHGEMLNLLGYHQEDIAAKFSKIVQLKQQDSVDQLTDQMAELSRGVDGNTVFDAIAAGQKLIAENGVKGPPGGFKIKTGDDTEGLICQALLTGNLEAAVELCMESGRTTEGIIVAMTGGSELLARTQYKYLRRRDTSLTHIISALITQEWTGVVNECAVESWKEALVAILTHNRHQAEPLCIALGDRLLQEAKNGDNDMAQNAMLCYLCAGSIEHLVDAWQELKAQRKVQKRDSGDGNDIQDLVEVVMLLQKAIEQQGRGVEVRGKVAIVLSHYAKMLVSQGALESALSYLGTTTDADLVDLKERLYFALGYKQQPQVARAPTTQYAAMPRMTPSRASLPGAATPAQNFFTPTSVPQLPQMPAMPQMPPTSQSYFQPPPQVAAVPPPPQLDAQPPRPASASGPQSAISSGGGLHSRSKYLLDPSVQSGVPSYGQAYTTPGGFASQITSPPGGQFGGQFGAPQPSFSQPQSNFSQPQNFSQFPSFAPSAAAVPFAPQTQMYTPDTPGSIPAPPQAQVPPPPAAVQKNSTPPPGWNDPPALKSNRQQAQPPPPSSSIANPITHPLYPVDPAYVAQPHNGYQQVDGGSFGVQQQQNVMGMPPQQMPQQGFNYNPPGGNQFQQQQQFPGQMSFQGGQPPANLQQAPTPPQKVPTPEPPKPKAPIPEEHIYLQTVLNELRTQCCNAAANPQVKRKLDDVARRLESLYDLLREYKLAPNTLAALNQLVQFVQVGDYANGLALHTQMCSGADFAQIATFMPGIKVLLQTAMQLQVYLR